A genomic stretch from Pochonia chlamydosporia 170 chromosome 4, whole genome shotgun sequence includes:
- a CDS encoding mitochondrial import inner membrane translocase subunit Tim17 family protein (similar to Metarhizium acridum CQMa 102 XP_007811007.1) produces MDHHSSPSHQAPEESEKPYAPHDVLDETAKTAVVGLGGGFFLAAIRNAMSKRNVGAFGVFTRGAPIIGICAAGPAAYAFFSRTMMNLREKEDAWSAAFGGFMCGGVLGLPSRRMPVVMGLGGAVGAIQGAFYFLGGRIDSFKKESDEFERKERVRRTTRLPIEQTVAEIGEGRGIQAPGYEERRRERIQENYGFEINPVKATVEGSQ; encoded by the exons ATGGATCACCATTCGAGCCCGAGCCATCAGGCTCCCGAGGAGTCTGAAAAGCCCTACGCTCCTCACGATGTCCTTGACGAGACGGCCAAGACCGCCGTGGTCGGTCTGGGAGGTGGTTTCTTCCTCGCGGCCATCCGAAACGCCATGTCGAAGCGCAACGTCGGCGCCTTTGGAGTCTTTACCCGCGGCGCTCCCATCATTGGAATATGCG CTGCCGGTCCCGCTGCCtacgccttcttctcccgaACCATGATGAACCTGCGCGAAAAAGAGGATGCATGGTCCGCTGCCTTTGGTGGATTCATGtgcggtggtgttttgggccTTCCTT CTCGACGAATGCCCGTCGTCATGGGTCTCGGTGGTGCCGTTGGCGCCATCCAAGGCGCATTTTACTTCCTCGGTGGCCGCATTGACTCCTTCAAGAAGGAGTCTGACGAATTCGAGCGCAAGGAGAGAGTCAGGAGGACTACAAGACTACCCATTGAGCAGACTGTAGCTGAGATTGGCGAGGGACGAG GTATTCAAGCCCCCGGCTATGAGGAACGAAGACGTGAGCGTATCCAGGAGAACTACGGATTCGAAATTAACCCTGTCAAAGCGACTGTGGAGGGTAGTCAATAA
- a CDS encoding DNA mismatch repair protein msh-2 (similar to Aspergillus terreus NIH2624 XP_001213686.1), protein MPTTRLGLHHLERLHARGLFRSLLFGTGFEKSDKKSSINMASRPELKLDDEGGFIRFFKSLPDEGEDTIRIFDRGDWYTAHGDNASFIAKTVYKTTSVLRQLGRNDHTGLPSVTMTVTVFRQFIREALFKLGKRIEIWESASGRMNWKCVKQASPGNLQDIEDDLGGQIESAPMIIAVKISAKASDARNVGVCFADASVRELGVSEFLDNDLYSNFESLLIQLGVRECVIQIDKSEKDKDPELAKLRQIIDNCGVAIAERPAGDFGTRDIEQDLARLLKDDKSVNLLPQTDLKLAMGSAASLIKYLGVLQDSSNFGQYQLYQHDLAHFMKLDAAALKALNLMPGPRDGSKTMSIYGVLNHCKTPVGSRLLAQWLKQPLMDKDEIEKRQQLVEAFFTDTELRQTMQEEHLRSVPDLYRLSKRFQRGKANLEDVVRAYQVVIRLPGFIGTLEGVMDEAYRDPLDAAYTTKLHDLSDSLGKLQDMVEQTVDLDALDRHEYIIKSEYDQGLRIIRKKLDQLDRDIRAEFHEAARDLGQEADKKIFLETSHKVHGVCMRLTRQEAGCIRNNSRYQECSTQKNGVYFTTKKMQSYRREYDQLSQNYNRTQSSLVHEVVQVASSYCPVLERLAGVLAHLDVIVSLAHCSVHAPEAYVRPKIHPRGEGQTRLVGARHPCMELQDDVQFITNDVEFTRDKSSFLIITGPNMGGKSTYIRQAGVIALMAQVGCFVPCTEAELTIFDSILARVGASDSQLKGVSTFMAEMLETANILKSATKESLIIIDELGRGTSTYDGFGLAWAISEHIVKEIGCFAMFATHFHELTALAEQYPQVRNLHVTAHISGTGQDNSKREVTLLYKVEPGICDQSFGIHVAELVRFPDKVVRMAKRKADELEDFTTKHEDNTLSYSKEDVEEGSAMLKQLLVQWKEQVNNGEMSQEEKVAKLKELVAADSKLLANPFFQSVKAL, encoded by the exons ATGCCAACGACGCGACTCGGCCTCCACCATCTCGAACGACTGCATGCGAGGGGACTTTTTCGATCACTGTTGTTTGGTACAGGGTTTGAAAAGTCGGACAAGAAgtcatccatcaacatggcttcAAGACCAGAGCTGAAG CTCGACGATGAGGGCGGCTTCATTCGATTCTTCAAGTCGCTTCCcgatgaaggagaggacaCCATCAGGATATTCGACCGCGGTGATTGGTACACAGCACACGGCGACAATGCCTCATTCATTGCAAAGACG GTCTACAAAACGACGTCTGTCCTCCGCCAATTAGGTCGAAACGATCATACCGGACTCCCGTCTGTAACGATGACCGTCACTGTTTTTCGCCAATTTATTCGAGAAGCTCTATTCAAGCTCGGTAAACGAATCGAAATATGGGAGAGCGCCAGCGGACGCATGAACTGGAAGTGTGTCAAGCAGGCTTCCCCGGGTAATCTGCAAGACATTGAAGACGATCTTGGTGGTCAAATCGAGTCTGCTCCAATGATTATAGCCGTCAAAATATCCGCCAAGGCATCTGATGCTCGGAATGTTGGTGTGTGCTTCGCAGATGCCAGCGTGAGGGAACTGGGTGTCAGCGAGTTTCTAGACAACGACCTCTATTCCAACTTTGAATCTCTGCTCATCCAACTGGGCGTGAGGGAGTGCGTTATTCAGATCGATAAAAGCGAGAAGGATAAAGACCCAGAGTTAGCCAAACTGAGACAAATCATTGACAACTGCGGAGTGGCCATTGCAGAGCGACCGGCAGGGGACTTTGGCACCCGAGATATCGAGCAGGACCTTGCCCGACTGCTGAAGGATGACAAGTCTGTCAATCTTCTCCCCCAGACTGATCTCAAACTTGCAATGGGATCTGCTGCATCCCTCATCAAGTATCTTGGCGTCCTCCAAGACTCGTCCAATTTTGGCCAATACCAGCTCTACCAGCACGACTTGGCACACTTCATGAAGTTGGATGCAGCTGCTCTCAAGGCTCtgaatttgatgcctggTCCCCGTGACGGATCAAAGACAATGAGCATTTACGGCGTGCTCAATCATTGCAAGACGCCGGTAGGCAGCCGCTTGCTGGCTCAGTGGTTAAAGCAGCCCTTAATGGACAAGGACGAGATTGAGAAACGCCAGCAGCTGGTCGAGGCATTCTTTACCGACACTGAGTTGAGACAAACAATGCAAGAAGAACATTTGCGTTCCGTTCCAGACCTCTATCGCCTGTCCAAACGGTTCCAGCGAGGCAAGGCCAACTTGGAGGATGTTGTCCGGGCTTACCAGGTGGTCATTCGACTACCTGGGTTTATTGGCACGCTCGAGGGCGTCATGGACGAAGCTTATCGGGATCCACTGGACGCAGCATACACCACCAAGCTGCACGACCTGTCTGACAGTCTCGGCAAGCTGCAAGACATGGTGGAACAAACAGTTGACTTGGACGCTCTCGACAGACATGAGTACATAATCAAGTCCGAGTATGACCAGGGGTTGCGAATCATCCGCAAGAAGCTGGATCAGCTCGACCGCGATATCAGGGCAGAGTTCCATGAGGCTGCCCGTGATCTGGGTCAAGAGGCAGACAAGAAGATCTTCCTGGAGACCAGCCACAAAGTACACGGAGTATGCATGAGGTTGACCAGGCAAGAAGCCGGTTGTATTCGAAATAATTCCAGGTATCAGGAGTGCTCCACACAGAAAAACGGCGTATACTTCACCACAAAGAAGATGCAGTCATACCGACGAGAGTATGATCAGTTATCACAAAACTATAACAGAACCCAGAGCAGTTTGGTCCATGAGGTAGTTCAGGTCGCCTCATCATACTGCCCTGTGTTGGAACGACTCGCCGGGGTACTGGCCCATCTTGACGTGATTGTTTCCCTCGCTCATTGCTCTGTTCACGCACCAGAAGCATATGTCCGACCCAAGATTCATCCCCGAGGCGAGGGCCAAACAAGGCTGGTCGGTGCCCGCCACCCTTGTATGGAACTACAGGATGACGTGCAATTCATCACCAACGACGTCGAATTCACCAGAGACAAGTCGTCATTTCTCATTATCACTGGGCCTAACATGGGCGGCAAGTCCACTTACATCCGCCAAGCTGGTGTGATCGCCCTAATGGCTCAGGTCGGTTGCTTTGTGCCTTGTACCGAGGCAGAGCTCACCATATTTGATTCTATCCTTGCTCGTGTTGGCGCCAGTGACTCCCAGCTAAAGGGTGTATCTACATTCATGGCAGAGATGCTGGAGACAGCAAACATTCTGAAATCCGCCACAAAAGAATCCCTCATCATTATTGACGAACTGGGACGAGGAACGTCCACCTACGATGGGTTTGGTCTCGCCTGGGCTATTTCCGAACACATTGTCAAAGAAATCGGCTGCTTTGCTATGTTTGCCACCCATTTCCATGAACTTACCGCCCTGGCAGAGCAGTACCCTCAAGTGCGCAACCTTCACGTCACGGCACACATCAGTGGAACAGGACAGGACAACAGCAAGCGAGAAGTGACCCTTTTGTACAAGGTCGAACCGGGTATTTGCGACCAGAGTTTCGGCATTCATGTGGCTGAGCTGGTACGCTTCCCGGACAAGGTAGTTCGCATGGCGAAGCGCAAGGCCGATGAATTGGAGGACTTCACTACAAAGCACGAGGACAATACCCTGTCTTACAgcaaagaagatgttgaagagggcAGCGCAATGCTCAAACAGCTATTGGTACAGTGGAAAGAGCAGGTCAACAATGGAGAGATGAGCCAGGAAGAAAAGGTCGCTAAGCTGAAGGAGCTTGTGGCGGCTGACTCGAAGTTGCTGGCGAATCCCTTTTTCCAGTCCGTCAAGGCTTTGTAA
- a CDS encoding tRNA (guanine-N(1)-)-methyltransferase (similar to Metarhizium acridum CQMa 102 XP_007811008.1), translating to MASTGDSEAIPEPSQPLQNQPEPQDNSQTVQTSTSQGDNGGPAAPMSKNALKRLRKVQEWEDGREDRKKRRREKRHATKARRREERAELIAQGADPAVLFAKKLPAQRVPIALILDCGFEDYMTERENVSLSSQVTRCYSDNRNFKYKSHLWISGWGGKLKERFETALENQHMNWKGVGFEEGNFLAAAVRAREKMVVDDGEMIDALKRSADNKVKWERDEKVPFPISDPIPELNEDFKDVVYLTSESPYTLERLEPNTSYVIGGLVDKNREKGLCYKRAVEMGIRTAKLPIGQYLMLRSRQILTTNHVVEIMVRWLECESWAEAFMHVIPKRKGATVREDEDDGEGEDEGDEEKEGGDKSENEIAKEDSAGLEAEVQLEEATGEQGQK from the coding sequence ATGGCCTCCACAGGAGATTCCGAGGCAATTCCTGAGCCCAGTCAACCATTACAAAACCAGCCAGAACCACAAGACAACTCACAAACCGTTCAGACAAGCACATCTCAAGGCGACAATGGCGGGCCAGCGGCCCCAATGTCCAAAAACGCCCTCAAGCGCCTCCGCAAGGTCCAAGAATGGGAAGACGGGCGGGAGGACCGTAAGAAGCGCCGACGAGAGAAGCGCCACGCCACCAAAGCTCGTCGTCGGGAAGAACGAGCAGAACTCATAGCACAAGGAGCAGACCCGGCGGTTTtgtttgccaagaagctaCCAGCGCAGCGTGTTCCCATTGCACTTATCCTAGACTGCGGGTTTGAGGATTACATGACGGAGCGGGAGAATGTTTCGCTGTCCAGCCAAGTCACGCGGTGTTACTCTGATAACCGCAACTTCAAGTACAAGTCTCACCTGTGGATCAGTGGATGGGGcggcaagctcaaggaaCGTTTTGAAACGGCCTTGGAGAATCAGCACATGAATTGGAAGGGCGTGGGCTTCGAGGAGGGCAATTTCCTGGCTGCGGCTGTGCGTGCAAGggagaagatggtggtggatgaCGGTGAGATGATTGACGCTCTGAAGAGGAGTGCAGATAATAAAGTCAAGTGGGAAAGGGATGAGAAGGTGCCGTTTCCCATATCTGATCCGATACCCGAGTTGAATGAAGATTTCAAGGACGTGGTGTACCTGACGTCGGAGTCGCCTTATACGCTGGAAAGATTGGAGCCGAATACGAGTTATGTGATCGGCGGGCTGGTGGACAAGAACCGCGAAAAGGGACTGTGTTACAAACGTGCTGTTGAGATGGGTATTCGTACAGCCAAGTTGCCCATTGGGCAGTACTTGATGTTGCGGTCTAGGCAGATTCTCACGACGAACCATGTTGTGGAGATTATGGTACGGTGGCTAGAGTGCGAGAGTTGGGCCGAGGCGTTTATGCATGTAATTCCGAAGAGAAAGGGTGCCACGGTGcgtgaggatgaggacgacggtgagggtgaggatgagggtgatgaggagaaggagggcgGCGATAAGAGTGAGAATGAGATAGCGAAGGAGGACAGCGCGGGGTTAGAGGCAGAGGTACAGTTAGAAGAGGCAACTGGCGAGCAAGGCCAAAAGTAG
- a CDS encoding DNA primase small subunit (similar to Aspergillus terreus NIH2624 XP_001208937.1), translating into MPHSIAEAKSSQGAIKDEPMDEPNLPSSIGQAAGDDDVDMDDDTKSAPPAKRTVGLTDLFAADDSDDEEFPSSAPVKEQPSSPPARIPSPTDIAALKASDPEVMRSFYQRLFPWRQLFQWLNHSPTPTNDFGNREFAFTLQNDAYLRYQSFATADLLRKDVLRLMPSRFEIGPVYSTNPRDRKMLRNTSAFRPLAKELCFDIDLTDYDDIRTCCDKANICNKCWKFMTMAIKVIDVALREDFGFKHIMWVYSGRRGAHAWVCDKKVRSLDDQKRKAIAGYLEVVKGGSQSGKRVNIWRPLHPHLARSLDILKTHFQDDVLELQDPWGTEERYEGLLKLLPDRNLNESLRRKWDAAPGRASTSKWADIDAVAKTGASKNLDARALLEAKQDIVLEYTYPRLDIEVSKKLNHLLKSPFVVHPGTGRVCVPIDTRELEDFDPLAVPTVQELLGEIDSWKDDDDSAASQGDKGKGISDWEKTSLKPYVEYFRSFVNGIMKDEGAARVKRERDEDAMEF; encoded by the exons ATGCCACACTCAATTGCCGAGGCCAAGTCGTCTCAAGGCGCCATCAAAGACGAACCCATGGACGAACCCAATCTACCCAGCAGCATTGGACAAGCAGCCggtgatgacgatgttgatATGGACGATGACACAAAGAGCGCTCCTCCTGCTAAAAGGACGGTCGGGTTGACTGATTTGTTTGCCGCCGACGATTCGGATGACGAAGAGTTTCCTAGTTCTGCTCCCGTCAAAGAGCAACCCTCTAGCCCGCCTGCAAGAATACCATCGCCGAC CGACATTGCCGCGTTAAAGGCATCCGATCCCGAAGTCATGCGAAGTTTCTACCAACGTTTGTTCCCCTGGCGCCAGCTATTCCAATGGCTGAACCACAGCCCGACTCCAACCAACGATTTCGGAAATCGAGAATTCGCCTTTACTCTCCAGAACGACGCATACCTGCGATACCAGTCGTTTGCGACTGCAGATCT CCTTCGCAAAGATGTCCTACGTCTAATGCCATCGCGTTTTGAAATCGGCCCTGTTTACTCTACGAATCCACGAGATCGCAAGATGCTCCGCAACACATCAGCTTTCAGGCCCCTTGCCAAGGAACTCTGCTTTGATATCGATTTGACGGACTATGACGATATCCGAACCTGCTGTGACAAGGCCAACATTTGCAACAAGTGCTGGAAATTTATGACTATGGCCATCAAGGTTATTGACGTTGCGCTGCGTGAGGATTTTGGCTTCAAGCATATCATGTGGGTGTACTCAGGTCGTCGTGGTGCCCACGCCTGGGTGTGCGACAAGAAAGTTCGTAGCTTGGACGATCAGAAGAGGAAAGCTATCGCCGGCTACCTTGAGGTCGTCAAGGGAGGCTCACAGAGTGGTAAAAGAGTCAATATCTGGAGACCATTGCACCCTCATCTGGC TCGAAGCCTTGATATTCTCAAAACTCACTTCCAAGACGATGTTCTAGAACTACAAGATCCTTGGGGTACGGAAGAACGATATGAGGGACTATTGAAACTGCTACCCGATCGAAACCTCAACGAGTCCCTCCGACGCAAATGGGATGCTGCTCCCGGACGAGCCTCAACCTCTAAATGGGCTGATATTGATGCCGTGGCCAAGACTGGCGCCAGCAAGAACCTTGATGCGCGAGCGCTCCTTGAAGCAAAGCAAGACATTGTTCTCGAATACACCTACCCACGGCTTGATATCGAAGTCAGCAAGAAATTAAACCATTTACTCAAAAGTCCCTTCGTGGTACATCCTGGCACAGGACGCGTGTGCGTGCCAATTGATACCAGAGAGCTGGAGGACTTTGACCCTTTGGCTGTTCCTACAGTGCAAGAACTTCTCGGCGAGATTGATTCATGGaaagacgatgatgataGTGCTGCAAGTCAAggtgacaagggcaaggggaTTTCGGATTGGGAAAAGACGAGCTTAAAGCCGTATGTCGAGTATTTCCGGTCGTTTGTCAATGGAATCATGAAGGACGAAGGCGCTGCACGAGTCAAGAGAGAGAGGGATGAGGACGCAATGGAATTTTAA
- a CDS encoding Zinc/iron permease (similar to Cordyceps militaris CM01 XP_006666560.1), producing MGIAMDDDDATKGFLCTLDRFEVMYLSSLAGLALLGSVTANNNYMYPRQTPAPSTTTAAAPRVTAVTACHLHVSQVFCLAGETEYLVQTTPTQTTNIPAQFTGCHNHGSDLFCLAPNGDDVQVQLPTSGGDEHGDEHGHDSKDSGDNSHKHCHFHAGVEHCVGENESESQPKCDTPTRNYNVPLRVGLLFVIMATSALGVFGPILLHRVLPRKLSLVFTILKQFGTGIIISTAFIHLFTHASLMFNNKCIGELGYEATTSAILMAGIFLSFLIEYIGQRVVLAKTRSSSSLTREQQAQALLSTEVVSILVMEGGILFHSLLIGLTLVVAGDSFFIKLFIVILFHQVFEGLALGTRIATIGNCADVQLLAPATVQSTRGNEHDTDKSLNSPTEETRDSLSSFERQPTLSMKKKLCLAAFFAFVTPIGMAIGIGVLQKFNGNDRSTIIAIGTLNALSAGILVWTGVVEMWAADWMTGSHGHKAELADADMLTVTLGGFGLVAGLVLMSFLGKWA from the exons ATGGGTATTGCgatggacgatgatgatgccacgAAGGGTTTCCTTTG CACGCTTGACCGATTTGAAGTCATGTACCTATCGTCGTTGGCTGGATTGGCCCTCCTGGGCTCTGTGACAGCAAATAACAACTACATGTACCCGCGACAGACTCCTGCGCCGTCAACTACCACCGCGGCAGCACCACGAGTCACTGCCGTTACAGCATGCCATCTTCACGTATCGCAAGT ATTTTGTCTGGCAGGAGAAACAGAATATCTCGTTCAGACGACCCCAACACAGACCACAAATATTCCAGCTCAATTCACAGGATGTCACAATCATGGTTCTGATTT GTTCTGTCTTGCTCCCAACGGAGACGACGTACAAGTTCAACTCCCTACGTCAGGCGGTGACGAACACGGGGACGAACATGGTCACGATTCCAAAGACTCAGGAGATAACAGCCACAAGCACTGTCATTTCCATGCCGGTGTAGA ACATTGTGTGGGAGAAAACGAGAGTGAATCGCAACCAAAATGTGATACCCCTACAAGAAACTACAACGTGCCCCTACGAGTCGGCTTGCTCTttgtcatcatggccacgagCGCTTTGG GCGTCTTTGGccccatcctcctccacagAGTCCTGCCCCGAAAGCTGTCCCTCGtcttcaccatcctcaaacaATTCGGCACCGGTATAATCATCTCAACCGCCTTCATCCAC CTCTTTACCCACGCCTCCCTCATGTTCAATAACAAATGCATCGGCGAGCTGGGCTACGAAGCAACCACCTCGGCCATCCTCATGGCCGGAatcttcctctccttcctCATCGAATACATTGGTCAGCGAGTCGTCCTCGCAAAAACCAggtcctcttcctcgttgACTAGGGAGCAGCAAGCACAGGCCTTGCTGTCCACTGAAGTTGTCAGCATTTTGGTCATGGAGGGCGGTATTCTCTTCCATTCCCTGC TTATTGGCTTGACGTTGGTCGTCGCAGGAGattccttcttcatcaaatTGTTCATCGTCATTCTCTTCCACCAAGTATTCGAGGGTTTGGCACTTGGCACACGCATTGCCACGATTGGAAATTGCGCCGATGTACAGCTCCTGGCTCCTGCTACTGTTCAATCAACCAGGGGGAACGAACACGATACCGACAAGTCCTTGAATAGTCCTACAGAGGAGACAAGAGACTCATTGTCGTCGTTCGAACGGCAGCCCACATTGTccatgaagaagaaactCTGTCTCGCCGCTTTCTTCGCGTTTGTAACACCCATTGGAATGGCCATCGGCATTGGTGTTCTACAAAAGTTTAATGGGAATGACAGGTccaccatcattgccattgGTACTTTAAATGCCCTTTCTGCCGGTATTCTAGTCTGGACTGGTGTGGTCGAGATGTGGGCAGCCGACTGGATGACTGGCTCTCATGGTCACAAGGCGGAGCTGGCTGACGCTGATATGCTCACCGTCACCCTGGGAGGATTTGGTCTGGTAGCCGGTTTGGTGCTGATGAGTTTTTTGGGTAAGTGGGCGTAG